The sequence GCTCAAGCCATAAAATGGTAGCTGTCAAGCAAGGCCTTGGTATGCAGCCAACAAACGTAATGCTTTATAGGTCTTTTATTGTTATCACTCATGATAACAAGGACAAAACTGTGTTTAAGAGTGAAGTTGCTGTTGTCTCTGTATGaaaaacatacagagacacCAAGATTCTCCACCGGGCGTCTTCTACTGCATAAAAGTGGGAACATGATCACAAAGCTGGATTTTCCATGTTAAGACACTTTTGATAATCACAGACGATATCAGTCTTATTCAGGAACAGTATGAAGCAGGGCCACTGAGAGGCTCTCCATATTGTGGCTGACTCAACAATTAcgtaacattttttaaattaatatacaTAAACTGAGCCTATTTAAATCCTCAGAAGGGATTTAAACATGTGAATTGACAACATAGACCTGTTGGGCATAATTCTGATATTGTGCGTCTATTACATATTCAATTTGTGATACTGGTACATTGTTCCTGTCTGAGATCTACTGGTTGAAATCAGATTTTTCTCCAAACTCTTGCCAttgttctgaatgtgttttgttcatACAACTGATTGTGATTTCCCGACCTAGAGGTGGTGTCGGCCGTGGTCAGCGTGCTGCTCATCTACATCCTGACGGCCGTCCTGCTCTATGAGGCGGTGCAGAGGACGGTGCACCAGGACTTCAACATAGACGGAGACGTCATGCTCATTACCGCAGCTGTGGGAGTAGCTGTCAACCTGGTGTAAGTGAAAGGTCCACATGGGAAGGTTTTCCTAGAGAAACTGTGACTTTTGATAGCGTGTAAATTGAAATAAGTCAGCCTGTTCTTTCCACGTTAACATTTTAATTGTCACCTTAAGGCCCAACATGTCTATAAGTCTCTCTGTGGTCTCCTGAGTACAGTTAAATAGATAGAAGAAGGTAACAATGGGATCTAATTACCATTTGAAGTTCAAAATTGATTCTCATTGCCTTGAGGACAGTCTTCATCTGTCAGTTTCAAACGACGTTGCTTCATTAAGTCATTAGAGAGGAAGGATGATGTAGACTAATGGACATAGATAATGCATTGAGGCTTGTAAGAACCATGAGGGATGAGGAGTGAAgcaaaccacatttaaaaccTACAGAAAGTCTTGTGTTCAGACTCATTAACAGTAAACATTTGAAAAGATAAAGTCTGTCCCTTCATATCATACATTTCTTAACCGTTGCTACAAACTCTAAGTTGGATCACAGTTTAAAATGTTGCTAATAAGGAACTGAGATGCAGCGAGATGAGACCAAatccatttctgtgtgtgtagagtAACAGCAAACATTTTACAGATCAGTACAAAGTACTTTCCAATTTGCTGATGCTCGAAGTGTACTGTTTGACCACAGTCAGTAGATGAATCAATAATTTGCACTTTATAAACTCAGCGTTATGAACTGAACCAAATCATGTTACTGCTTAAAATCAAATGTCTCTTCCTTTGTTTTCCTGGTGTCTTCAGAATGGGTTTCTTATTAAACCAAGGGGGTCACCTGCACTCGCACGGCCCCGGTCACGGTCACTCTCACGGCCACTCTCACGGCTCTGCAGCTGCCTCAGGGTCGGGTCACCAGCAGCGCTCCCTCGGCAGCCTGGCTGTCAGGGCTGCCTTCATCCACGCTCTGGGTGACCTCCTGCAGAGCGTCGGGGTGCTCATAGCGGCCTACGTCGTCCGCTTCAAGGTACTCAAGCTTTTTATTAAAGTGCTGTAATGTTAGAACTAGAATTGTTGCCAAGAAATGTTTTTAGAACAGGTTCATTGTATTGTGCTGTGTGCATccatcaaagttttttttttgtgatgacatttttaatttattgaaacGTATGacaatacacacatatacacaaaatatacaaatgaaaaaagaacaaaagaacagCGTCACTCAGATCCAGGTCACCAACGCTTacaaaatatagttttaaaCAAGTTTTAACTTTTATTGAGAGTCGGTACTGAGACTCTGAAACTGAATTGTTTGCTCTGAGGACTCAAGCAGTTGATAACTTCCTGGAAATAAACATGTGGTTTGGTAAAAGTTAGAACCTTATAGACAAACAAATGTGGCACTGTTGTTTGAGTGACTTCAATTAgttctgatgatgtcacttttGACTACCAGATGAATTTCTGTGAATGAATCCACCCACAATGAATCcatttgtaaatatattaaagGTTGTGCTCGCTCAGCATTTAGAAATAACTGGAGGGGCATCATCGGAACTTGCTTAGAAAACGTTCAGGAGGCTATTTGGAAGTAAACTGTAATTTATAGACTCACTTGAAGCTGTGAGGTGCATGAAAGTAACTGGTGCCTGACATGATATtaaaatttttttaatttagagaGTGGTTGAAAGAAAGGTTTGCTGACGATCGTCCCACTTCccagagtgaagaagaagacacaagtTACATGTTCATGCAACTGATGACTTAGTTAAACCACTTATAGAAATTTACAGATGTCAAATACTTTTCTGACCAATTACATTCTCTTGTTTTCAGACAGTGAACGATGAACATTAtcctgaaaacaaaacctttatTGAACTGAAAGCTTTGCTTCGTAGTCTTTCCTTTTCCTGTGATTTGTTCTTGAATTGAGATCAACTACCAGGATGAACAGTCAGAGCTCAACAAAGTTATTAGAAGTTGTTATATGTGtagaaaaactatttaaaagcTGATGTGATGTAACCTGTGTCTTCCCAGCCGGAGCTGAAGCTGGCTGACCCCATCTGCACCTACATCTTCTCCATCCTGGTTCTCTTCACCACAATCCGCATCATGAGAGACACCCTAGTCATCGTGCTGGAGGGTAGGTGCTGGTTCCTCTCTAGTTTTGTTTAGTATAAAGAATCTGGAACGTGTACTTTAatggtgttgtttttattatctctgTGTATCAGGTGTTCCCAGACACCTGGACTCTGAGCAAATCAAAGAGGACCTCCTGAAGCTGGAGGATGTCCACTCAATCGATGAGCTGAACATTTGGGCTCTGACCAGTGACAAGACTGCAGCAGTCGTACACCTGCAGCTCAGTGAGTACAACATCAGCACATAAAACAAGAGAGAGGGATTCTGGGAAAGTGTGGGAATGTTTTCTTAAATGATTTCTAGTTGATTTTTGTGAAATCCAGTAttttcattgtgaaaaaaaacatttgctatCACAATGAATGCATTATTCATCATATATTAGAATGGGGACATTTGATTTGCTGTATTAGCCACAGTTCAGATAAGTACAATTACTATTTTGGGGACAGTTGACTCAAAATATTGTATGATTACATTGTAAATTGCACATTTATTCAAAAGGTTGTttaatggttaaaaaaatacCACTGTCAGTGACTCTAGGTGGAGTTTATGTAATcacaaccagccaccagggggggatcAAGATGACatggcttttctttttcatccaaCTTTGCATTTTGTGTTCACAGCACCCTCTAGTGCTGACAACTGGGAGGACGTCCAGGCGAGGGCCCGGCACCTCTTGATTCACACCTATGGCCTCACCAGGTGCACAGTGCAggtgcagacacacaggcagaggcTGGCTCACAGCTGTGCACACTGCCAGCAGTCCAGTGCCTAGACAAAGACTCACAGTGAATTCCATGCTGCATTTTCTGGAGCTGGacagcagaggacacagagagataCGCCTCTGAGTGGATGTCACAGCTCGGTGCCATATCAGGAGCCACAGTATGTAAGTGGAAACAAAATGGTGCCAAAGGTCAGATGCACATTTCTAATTACAGGATCACTATGGCCTCTAGGGGGCAGTACACTCTTACGCTTGATAAGCTCTGGGAGGGGAGGTTAAATACTTCAGCAGAGACGAATGAAAGAACTTGCTCGTAATTCACCATCAACGCCTATTCCAGAACTGATGTTTCATCATCAAatgcaaatgtaattttttttgtttataggTGAGAGGACTGAACATTATGATTTTATTACTTTAGTGAGGATGTCTGCAACTGAAACGCACCTgctgtcatttgaaaataactgTGGTCACAGTGCAAACTCACCACTGGTACACGTGAGGCCCTTTATTATTGTTTCTCTTTATGGGTTGTTACATTTCTTCTAATGCTCTTAATTATTGTTCCTCAGCCAAAGTCTGTCGTAGTGCAGATCTTTTTAAACTACAATAATTTTTAGTTATTTCAAACATTGACTTTACTGACCGACAATTACAAAAATAACCTGACACTGTTATCTTAATCCAGCACATCTCTTACTTCATTTCTCTGAGCAGGTAACTGACAATCGGTGTGACTGACTTTGAATTCAACGCTACAGTGGTTCCACTCTATATTCTGCTTTCTTCTCATATCAATAAACTGACAGGTGAACTGATGCAGTTGGAGGAAATTTCAGTATTTTACAGTTGCAGTGTTTTGCCTGAAGAAAGTTTGAGCTGGAATTTTCCAATAATggtatttaaagtgttttgaggCTGTGGcaggtttttaattcaaacCTTTCCCCTCCTCTGATATTATTCATGGAGAGACGTTCGGATCTGGATTtggctgtttttgtttgtaataaagtatttaatcttttctgtttttctcagcGTCTCATTTCTTTGGAcagattgaatttaaaaaactgtGTGGTCATCCCCTAATGTCGCTCTCAGTCCAATTCTCTaatcaatttgtattttatttagggCTGTGAAaagattacaatttttaatcaaattaatcacaggtttctatggattaatcatgattaatcacattaccgattttctcggtatatttttgtgaaaacaaaaatgttacgACAAAAgatggatatatacatttaacatgttttctttttatattcataaataaacaaaacaatggttctgcaactcagcagttctttagcagttctctttgctattccatatggaacattaatataatcttcatcctaaacagaattctggcttcttagccattgtatggttgaataaaactaaactctttttaaatcaaacagaatatATTTGAGCtacttagccattctttttataggatgtttgacattttttatattttttgtcaaacatccattaaccacaccataacacaatctaatgcctctaagGTCCTCtccatcagaattatccatcttgtttgtttgtttgaatggcagctgccgtctgactgcattagagcggcgacaAGTGCAGAGTGGGCAGAATTTTGGGTATATTGTaaggtccttctgcgcatgcgttaaatgcgtaaaaaaataaaaacgaattaatcctgtaatttaatcataacatgttatttttcacagctctaatttatttgattgaattaGTCACTGTCGCAGTTGTTTGCACCATCTCCATCCATCTATGTTATCGATTCAGAGCACTTAGATTTATCATTAGAGTTTAATCCTTTCTGAGCATCACACAAGTCGTTTTGAGTCCTGCAGCGTCTGCAGGTTCGATTCTCATTCTGCTGAATGTCTTCCCTGCTCGCTCTCCCCCTTTTACAATTAACTTTTCTTATAAAGGCTTGATgccaaaaatacatcaaaacatATTAATCAATTGTTTCttggtaaacaaaaacaactatttaaatgcaaatgtggcGTAATGTCACTTTTCAACTCTAGGTGGTGCACTTCAGTCATATTTTGTCTTACAGGATCATTTGTCATAACATGCAAATGTTTGTGTCTAATTTACATCACACTTTTGTATTCACCTACAAACAGAAGCACAgtagtttttctcttttattgttGTCTGCTCAGGTTATGATGAGCAAAGAACTGCACAATACAGTTTATAGAATGATTTTGAAAAGTGTATAAATATGTGGCTGAAACTGAATGAGTCCTTTAATGTGTCAggttatttaatgttaaaaaagttaaatattaaagataaagtATAATAATGTTATGGAGCAGGATGCAAATTCAAGTTGCTGTAcaggacattaaaaacaacatagacagttaaaacaaactgttttttttagctAAATCAAAGATAAAAATTAGCAGAATAAGAGACtgaaagagggggaaaaaataaaaggatcAATCTATGCAAAAATATATAAGTAATACGAGTTTATTACAcataaaatagataaaaagtATGCAATACAATAAAGTACAATCACAGTATGACCTTAGACTTTGTAAAATAGATCAATTAAAGGCACTTGTTGATAAAAGtttaatctaattaaaaaaaatacaaagggtATATTCAATAAGCAGCAGGGTTTATCAGTGACAATATTATTAAACTGGGAGTGTCTCTGTTTCCAGGCAGCAGGTTGATTCCACAGAAGCAGGGGGAGGGAACTTGTGTTTACAGCAGAGCCAGAAGTTTACACAGCATCCACTCACCTGCCGGCCTCCATGAAGAGAACCATTAACTCATTAACTGAATCCTTTGCTGCACCAGTATCTCACCCGACTCTACCAAAGAAACAATATAATTATATGAGTGTGATTTTATATTGTGAACTATGAGTTACTCAAGTCATGAGTCCTTAGGGGAACTCCACCTCTGCTGTCATGTACAGTGAGAGCAGCCACCACCTCACTTTATACACTGGTCACATGGTCTGTGGTTTCATCATGACTGGGACCAGTCACGTACTCCAATTCCaccacacacgtacacaaacgcacgtacacacacacacacacacagcgtcctTCCTCTGCCATTGTCTCCTTAAATAATCTTCCATCCAGACACAGAGCTTCATAGGTGAGATTAAGTTAAGACTGCAGCACATAAAGTTTGCATCTCATTAAAACTCTCTACACAGAACTCGAGATCATATACAAACAAACTGTCGTTCTGCAAGAGGaaggaaatgtttgaaaaatgaaaccCCACTTGTTAAACGTGTAACTGAACAAGGGTGTGAGTAACACAAGAGAGGAAAATGTTTCCTGAtaggagagaaagaaacaatgCCCggacctctccctctctctctttctctctctctctcttcgaaCTACtggttaaatgtttaataattaGTCCGAAACCTATTCAGATCCAGGGTGCAGCCGGAGGAACCACAGGCcatgggtgtgtgtctgtgtgtgtttcactgaggGAGTGTTTTCTCATATAGTTTTTTCCCTCTGAGATACAAGATGGACATTAAGAGGATTGTGTCTCTTGTTCTGAAACtcaataaaatcatatttatatcAAAAGAGAGAACGGAGCACAATGGAGTCAAATTCCACATTTCCTTATTCCCACTGGATTCAGACCAGACACAGAACATCAGAAGACAGGACTGTGAATTCCCTCTAGTACTTTACCGAAGTACACATCGGATCACATTGAGTATTTGTATTCTGTGGAACTTTATTCTTCTACTTCCCTTCATCTCAGAGtcaaatattgtactttttaaaattaaaatacatttatctcaACCAGTCAATGTAATCATCAGCTGGGCAGGTCACCAGTGTAACCACCATTCAGACTcacaacacatgaaaacacgCACTCAGAAGTTGTGTGTTGACAATAATTTATTGACACTGTACAGAACATTATTTACTCACATCAACTCGTTGCATCTTCACGTTTACACACCATCATTCATTCACATCTAATCTAACATCTGTGGTTTCTGTGAGATTCATCAACCAGACGACACATGACACGCAGCTTCTTCAATATTAATCGTCtagttgtaaaacaaaacacagaaacccaCAGTGACTTTATTCCACTTTGACTTTATGACAGTATGAATATCTGCTCCCAttgtttcctgctgctgtggatggATGTCCTTGGGTTCAGCAGGGGTGAACCCCCGCCAGTGGAGCAGAAGCGTTTCCGCACACTGAGTCACAAAGCATCCTAGTTTGTGCAGAAAGGATTCTGTTCGACTGATGGGAGGGGGGTGTGTCGGCTTGATGGCAGCTTGGCAGACCGGTGGATCCTCCTGGCAGACGTCTGCCTTTTCTTTTACTTGGTGAGTTTCCTCAccatctccagctcctccaccggCCTCCACTTCTGATTGATGGTGATGATctgcaatttaaaaatgtagGCTTCATGTGACgcatgtttgtgagtgtgacaCCAAACTGAAGAGACAGATAACATGAAGACACGGTGGTGAGAGCCAGGACGTGTGGGAACGTAAGGCTGCTGCTAATTTGATAAGATTTCCTCCTCAGTGACTCAGCACATTGCAGCTGCACCCTGAAGGACTCTGCATGTCCGTCAGGCTCATTAACAACCatccaaacaaaacacatcatttAACGTGAGAGTTTACCTTCTGGGGTTTTGATGGGTCCACTCTCTCCCAAGGCTCTGGGTTATTGGTCTTattcaaactaaaaaaaaacagggaatgAAAAGATTACATTTGTGATTATTAAGCTTTTCTTAgatgccaaaaaaaaagaggagaagcactttgtaaaatgAATGCAGTGGAACACGATTCGAtcacaaagaggaggaagtcaAATAAAACTCACATGACATCATTCTTAGTGAAGAGAAAGTAGATCGCAGCCGAGGTGGCTCCTACTCCGGCAAACGCCATGAACCCAATCAGAGGGATCAGCTGGAAAACCCCATTCaaaaaattagtttttaaatgtaaaaataaaaaatgcacatgagatataaaacaaatatccacGATACAAAAATCAAACAAGACACTCACCTCCTTCCTCTTGTTCAACATTTGGAAGAATCCACtcatttttaaatttgttatttttccttctAACACCTAAGGAGAAATGTATTATATTAGATTTAATATCAAAACGAGAGTCAGTGAAACAGAGTCAACAGGTTGTGGAGAAGCAGCTGGACGTGGCAGCACTCACCTGTTGttgcagagaagtgtgtgacgCCTCTCAGCGCAGCATCCTGTGAGCCGGCCTGATGTAGGCCGGATGAGGAGCCGTACGAGGTGAAAGGCACGTAGACAGACGCAGCTTCCTGCACCGAGACGCAGCCGCACAGTCCAATAACTCACCACATCCACTTAGCTGATGATCAATACACTTTCTGGGTGTGCAGCGCTCTCTTGTGGCCGTGGTTAAGAAGTGAAAGTCAACGGCTGGGATCTTGAAAACTAATtttagaaacaaaacacaagacacCAGCGATCGAGTTTCacaatttttatttcaaacattgtTTTAACAAGTCATCACTACAGAGGGTTGTTGTGATGTGCTGTTTGTCATCTGAAGTTtgtttgatatttgtgtatCTGCTGTGCGGTGAGAGAGGGGCTCATCTTGCCGAGGGCCTGCAggaagtgagtgtgtttgatgACAGAAGCCGCCATGTTCTCTTCTTGAAGCGCCAGCAGAGCagcctggaaaaacaaaaaaacatttattacacTATAAgaatttattttgactttaGGTTTTATTAATGTGTTTCAAACTCTGAGatacatttgagtgtgtgtgtatttttatttctcgTCATTGTTCAGGTTGGTTGCAACGACAAATTCACATCAATCAATTTGATTTGTCAAAATGGCCACAAAGCTTGGATTTTCAATTGTGAATCAGAGCGTAGCAAAATTCACAtcataaaataaattcaaaggTCAAGAAATTGTGATTCTATGATTCGTTTTCCCACAACATTCAGCCCCATCGTTGGTCGAGCTTCACATTACCTCTTTACACAGGTTTTCCAGGTCAGCTCCAGAGTAAAGCTCGCTCTTTGTCGCTAGTTCCTCCAGACACACATCAGCAGCAACAGGCATCGACTGCATACACACCTTCAGGACAGCGAGTCGAGCCtagaaacacaataaatatcCATATACAAGGTCAGCCAGTTctttttgtgctttttataGACATTTTCATAGTAattcaattattatttaattcaacaCTGTTGAGCAGCTTTCACAACATTATATATTTCTATTCACCTGCTGGTCGGGTGGTGGGACGTAGATGATGTGGTCCAGTCTTCCAGGCCTGAGGAGGGCGCTGTCTAAGCAGTCAGGTCTGTTTGTGGCGGCTACAACCATCACCTCTTTGTTGCATACTTCCTGGCAGTCCAACTGTCGGAGAGCATGAAACATACAGTTCACTCAACAGATAAACTGATCTGATTTTTCCAAAGTGATGGAAGAGGATGTCTGGAGCACATCTGCATCGTCTCTGACCTGGTCCTGAGGGCGGGGCTCCTCAGCTCCCTCTGCCTGGAGGATCTTCTcagtccctctcctctccagcgACCTCAGGCCGACCCCGTCCATCTCattcagcagcacagacaggagGCGGGTGTGCACGCCGCTGGACTGGTTGTTCGACcgagagccaatcagagagtCGATCTCATCGAGGAACAGGATACAGGGGGCGCAGGAACGGGCTTGTCGAAACAGCTGGAAgtggacagacaggaagtagtGTGTATGGattaaacagacaggaagtcattCAAGGGTCATTTTTACAGGGCTGTGTAAAGAAGGTACCTGTGCTAAAGCCTTTTCTGAGTCTCCGACATACGGAGAGTAGAGGTCAGCACCACTGACAGACAGGAAGGCACAGTGGGAGGAGCTTGCTGCCGCTCTGACCAGGGTGGTCTTTGCACATCCTGGAGGTCCGTAGAGCAGCACGCCACGGGGCCGACTGAGACCCAGACGCACAAACGCCTCCGGGTACTTCATGGGCCACTCAATACTCTTGGATGTTCGGACACAAAAGAGAATAAAGTATCAGTAAAACAAACTCAGATGAAAACTCTTTGTGTAATTCGAACACTGCCATTCATTCACCTGTCTTAGTTTGAGCTTGACCTCGTCCAGGCCTCCTATCTTCTCCAAAGACACCGGAGGGAGCTCCGTCCTGCCCAGGCTGCCGCGCAGGCAGGAGGGACGCACCAGCCTCAGGGCCTCCTGGAAGTGGTTCATACGCACCAGCTGCTCCCCTGAACCCTGCAGACAatcaggtaaaagaaaaaaaaacatgtattacTCTACGTCTTCATCACTTAGATTTTAGTTCAATCTATTTTACTTGATCTCACCAGTATAATCCACTCATGTTCAATACTGCGTTTGACATATCTATAGATCTatggtttatatatttaaaacaaatgatctTGAGAAATTCAagatttcatgtttgaaaatggtATATTTTACACATTGGGCAAAACACACTTCTAAAACCTTTGATTTGTTCTTTTAAATGA comes from Platichthys flesus chromosome 1, fPlaFle2.1, whole genome shotgun sequence and encodes:
- the c1h15orf48 gene encoding normal mucosa of esophagus-specific gene 1 protein, with product MSGFFQMLNKRKELIPLIGFMAFAGVGATSAAIYFLFTKNDVILNKTNNPEPWERVDPSKPQKIITINQKWRPVEELEMVRKLTK
- the slc30a4 gene encoding zinc transporter 4, which gives rise to MSGGNLFSKVRSAFRRERGDWALSDSAPFDFSDELVEDDAPKFNKLKVVVSGEMSDYSAGAPSNGVPVSTMLVAGDDDDDSLLDSSGLGSPSVNMDPCDSCTKRREMVKHKKVMKRLMAAAVLYLLFMTGEIIGGYVSNSLAIMTDAVHMLTDVVGILFSLLALWLSTKPPTKRFTFGLHRLEVVSAVVSVLLIYILTAVLLYEAVQRTVHQDFNIDGDVMLITAAVGVAVNLVMGFLLNQGGHLHSHGPGHGHSHGHSHGSAAASGSGHQQRSLGSLAVRAAFIHALGDLLQSVGVLIAAYVVRFKPELKLADPICTYIFSILVLFTTIRIMRDTLVIVLEGVPRHLDSEQIKEDLLKLEDVHSIDELNIWALTSDKTAAVVHLQLTPSSADNWEDVQARARHLLIHTYGLTRCTVQVQTHRQRLAHSCAHCQQSSA